A region of Nostoc sp. 'Peltigera membranacea cyanobiont' N6 DNA encodes the following proteins:
- a CDS encoding choice-of-anchor A family protein, translated as MKSKTYYVWGVATPIVVTLALGFSVRANAVELGAASDYNVFVLGDITQKYTDIEGKLAAGGNVNFVGGLGSRLSGNSGNVVVAGQNLTLSNGQVYHGNAVYGGSANVSSNVGFPQGTLTKANPIDFNETGKELRGLSQYLATLTPTGKTTVQSWGGINLSGSGTAFNVFNLAGSDVSKTNYFEIKGDTNSTIVVNISGKDVSLKNFAFNILGTDKQKVIYNFYEATNITASGISVLGSILAPLANFNFDNGQVNGNVVVASLKGNGESHNYLFNGDLPDVPTKYYTKPPTHTQVPEPASLPALGLIAVVFGLFRNRRDREICLK; from the coding sequence ATGAAATCAAAAACCTATTATGTTTGGGGAGTAGCAACTCCGATTGTAGTCACTCTAGCGCTAGGTTTCTCAGTAAGAGCGAATGCAGTTGAGTTAGGCGCTGCGTCTGATTACAATGTGTTTGTTTTGGGAGATATCACTCAAAAATATACAGATATTGAAGGAAAACTTGCTGCTGGCGGTAACGTTAATTTCGTTGGCGGACTTGGAAGCAGACTTTCTGGCAATAGCGGCAACGTAGTAGTAGCTGGACAAAACTTAACTCTAAGCAACGGTCAAGTTTACCACGGTAATGCTGTCTATGGAGGCAGCGCCAATGTGTCTAGCAATGTGGGATTTCCCCAAGGAACTCTTACCAAAGCTAACCCCATCGACTTCAATGAAACGGGGAAAGAATTGCGAGGGCTATCTCAATATTTGGCAACCTTAACTCCTACTGGTAAAACAACAGTTCAATCTTGGGGTGGTATTAACCTTAGTGGCAGTGGTACTGCTTTCAATGTTTTTAATCTTGCTGGCTCAGATGTCTCCAAGACAAACTATTTTGAAATTAAGGGCGATACAAATTCGACTATTGTTGTCAATATCAGTGGTAAGGATGTATCCCTGAAAAACTTTGCATTTAATATCCTTGGTACAGATAAACAAAAGGTGATCTACAACTTCTATGAAGCGACAAACATAACTGCCAGTGGAATTAGCGTACTAGGTAGTATTCTTGCTCCTTTAGCTAATTTCAATTTTGATAATGGTCAAGTTAACGGCAACGTGGTAGTAGCTTCTTTGAAAGGAAATGGCGAATCTCACAACTATCTGTTTAATGGCGATCTGCCAGATGTCCCAACTAAGTACTACACTAAACCTCCTACCCATACTCAGGTTCCAGAACCGGCAAGTCTTCCAGCTTTAGGATTAATTGCTGTAGTATTTGGTTTATTTCGCAACAGACGCGATCGAGAAATTTGCCTAAAATAA
- a CDS encoding aminotransferase class I/II-fold pyridoxal phosphate-dependent enzyme gives MLNQNQTPLLDALKANAARPHAPFYTPGHKQGKGISQPLADFLGTKIFRADLTELADLDNLFAPQGVIQAAQQLAAEAFGASQTWFLVNGSTCGIEAAILATCGMGDKIILPRNVHSSAIAGLILSGAIPIFLNPEYDPVLDIAHSITPNSVESALQQHPDAKAVLTVYPTYYGVCGDLSAIANITHQYNIPLLVDEAHGAHFAFHPQLPTPALAAGADLTVQSIHKVLGAMTQASMLHIQGDRIDCDRISKALQLVQSTSPSYLLLASLDAARQQMALHGKMLMSRTLQLANEARTKISQIPGLSILQILSPPSPGGLGGSPGFLALDETRLTVTVSGLGLSGFEADEILDEKFAVTAEFASLQHLTFIISLGNTTADIKQLVQSLIALAKEYRRTNLTLTNPHWQNLLTTQGYALHFSPREAFFAVSETLPLAQTSDRICAEIVCPYPPGIPVLMPGEIITNPVLNYLQQIQAMGGFISGCNDTSFQTLKVVK, from the coding sequence ATGCTTAATCAAAACCAAACACCATTATTAGATGCCTTAAAAGCCAATGCAGCAAGACCTCATGCGCCTTTTTATACCCCAGGGCATAAACAAGGTAAGGGAATTTCTCAACCCTTGGCTGATTTCCTTGGTACAAAAATCTTTCGCGCTGATTTAACAGAATTAGCAGATTTAGATAATCTATTTGCGCCCCAAGGCGTTATTCAAGCAGCGCAACAACTGGCGGCTGAAGCTTTTGGCGCTTCGCAAACATGGTTTCTTGTTAATGGTTCTACCTGTGGAATTGAAGCAGCAATTCTCGCTACCTGTGGCATGGGCGATAAAATCATTCTGCCTCGTAATGTCCATTCTTCTGCGATCGCAGGTTTAATTCTCTCTGGTGCAATCCCAATTTTTCTCAATCCTGAATACGATCCAGTTTTAGATATTGCCCACAGCATCACGCCCAATTCTGTAGAATCTGCACTCCAACAACATCCCGACGCTAAAGCAGTGTTGACAGTTTACCCAACATATTACGGTGTTTGCGGAGATTTGAGTGCGATCGCCAATATCACCCATCAATACAATATTCCTTTACTCGTAGATGAGGCACACGGCGCACACTTTGCCTTTCATCCCCAATTACCCACTCCAGCTTTAGCCGCAGGTGCTGATTTAACTGTACAATCCATCCACAAAGTACTTGGTGCGATGACACAAGCATCGATGCTGCATATTCAAGGTGACAGGATAGATTGCGATCGCATCAGTAAAGCTTTGCAACTCGTACAATCTACCAGTCCTAGTTATTTACTTTTAGCTTCTTTAGATGCAGCGCGTCAGCAAATGGCACTCCACGGAAAAATGCTGATGTCTCGCACATTGCAACTTGCTAATGAAGCGAGAACAAAAATCAGTCAAATTCCTGGATTATCTATCTTACAAATTCTTAGCCCCCCTTCTCCAGGGGGGTTGGGGGGATCTCCCGGCTTTCTAGCTTTAGACGAAACGCGATTGACTGTAACTGTTTCTGGTTTAGGTTTAAGCGGATTTGAAGCAGATGAAATTCTGGATGAAAAATTTGCTGTCACTGCTGAATTTGCATCACTACAACATCTCACCTTTATTATTAGCTTGGGCAACACCACAGCTGATATCAAGCAATTAGTGCAAAGTTTGATCGCTCTTGCCAAAGAATATCGCCGAACCAACTTGACTTTGACAAATCCTCACTGGCAGAATCTTTTAACTACACAGGGTTATGCTTTACATTTTTCTCCCCGTGAAGCCTTTTTTGCTGTCAGTGAAACATTGCCTTTAGCACAAACAAGCGATCGCATCTGTGCTGAAATCGTCTGTCCCTATCCCCCAGGAATTCCTGTGTTAATGCCAGGAGAAATCATCACCAACCCTGTACTTAATTACCTACAACAAATCCAAGCAATGGGGGGATTTATCAGTGGTTGCAATGATACTAGCTTCCAAACTTTGAAAGTTGTAAAATAA
- a CDS encoding TspO/MBR family protein codes for MIKSWMVIGGVAFLVALAANVITPSDRQWFKRLQRPRWLTFEGAIPIIWTVIFICGAWSAYIVWEKDPGSNSTWLIMGLYLLLEIVTIAYTPVMFRLRSLKVGTILGGTGFVISALLILAVLGFSGWAALLLVPYLLWSPIGTYTTWQMASLNPQDV; via the coding sequence ATGATTAAATCTTGGATGGTGATTGGGGGCGTGGCTTTCTTGGTTGCTTTAGCCGCTAACGTGATTACACCTAGCGATCGCCAATGGTTCAAGCGCTTACAACGACCGAGATGGCTAACTTTTGAGGGTGCAATTCCCATTATCTGGACTGTAATATTTATTTGCGGTGCTTGGTCGGCTTATATTGTCTGGGAAAAAGATCCAGGAAGCAACTCAACCTGGTTAATCATGGGTTTATACTTGCTGTTAGAAATTGTGACCATTGCCTATACGCCTGTAATGTTTCGGCTTCGCAGTCTGAAAGTGGGTACAATTCTCGGTGGCACAGGTTTTGTCATTAGTGCTTTATTGATACTTGCAGTTTTAGGTTTTTCTGGTTGGGCAGCATTGCTATTAGTTCCTTATTTGCTCTGGAGTCCCATCGGTACTTATACCACTTGGCAGATGGCTAGTCTCAATCCTCAAGATGTCTAA
- a CDS encoding response regulator, with the protein MSLDIRYTLNLPANAPPLRVLIVEDDPMMQLGLEQSLMAHPQLEIVGQAEDGYLGVQAALQLKPDLVVMDIGLPRLDGIAATQQIKAALPATHVVMLTSHQTETEIIAALSSGADAYCIKGASVERLLSAIAAAVDGAAYLDPQIARRVIDNLKPPAPTSNNANLSGRELEVLKLMVDGLSNPEIAEKLYLSPNTIKTHVRGIMNKLAVDDRVQAAVVALRSGLV; encoded by the coding sequence ATGTCTTTAGATATTCGCTATACCTTAAATTTACCGGCTAATGCTCCGCCGTTGCGGGTGTTAATTGTCGAAGACGATCCGATGATGCAATTGGGATTAGAGCAATCATTAATGGCTCATCCTCAGTTGGAGATTGTTGGACAAGCAGAAGATGGTTATTTGGGAGTTCAAGCCGCACTGCAACTGAAACCCGATTTGGTGGTTATGGATATTGGGCTGCCGCGATTGGATGGCATTGCCGCAACACAGCAAATTAAAGCAGCACTGCCAGCAACTCATGTAGTGATGCTGACATCCCATCAAACAGAGACAGAAATTATTGCGGCGCTATCTAGCGGTGCAGATGCCTATTGTATCAAAGGTGCGAGTGTGGAACGATTGTTAAGTGCGATCGCAGCCGCAGTTGATGGTGCAGCCTATCTCGATCCTCAAATTGCGCGACGAGTAATTGATAATCTCAAACCGCCTGCACCCACCAGCAACAACGCCAACTTATCTGGACGCGAATTAGAAGTCTTAAAACTCATGGTAGACGGGTTGAGTAACCCAGAGATTGCCGAAAAACTCTATCTCAGTCCCAACACCATCAAAACTCACGTCAGAGGGATTATGAATAAATTAGCCGTGGACGATCGCGTGCAAGCAGCAGTTGTGGCATTGCGTTCTGGGTTGGTTTAG
- a CDS encoding TspO/MBR family protein, with amino-acid sequence MIPSWIIIGAVTFFIALGSFLITPRDVKWFARLSRPHWLVFEPLIPLIWTVIFVCGAASAYIVWQKHPGSLITWLIMALYVLVEIITVAYIPIMLRFRSLKAGEILGLIGLISGVVLAICILPISPMAALLLLPYLVWTPIGTYTTEELKELNPQDA; translated from the coding sequence ATGATTCCATCTTGGATAATAATTGGGGCTGTAACTTTCTTCATTGCCCTTGGTAGTTTCTTGATTACGCCGCGTGATGTTAAATGGTTTGCACGTTTAAGTCGCCCTCACTGGCTAGTTTTTGAGCCACTGATTCCCCTCATCTGGACTGTGATTTTTGTTTGCGGTGCGGCTTCAGCTTATATTGTCTGGCAAAAACATCCCGGAAGTCTAATTACTTGGTTAATAATGGCTTTGTACGTCTTGGTGGAAATTATCACCGTCGCCTACATACCTATAATGCTGAGGTTTCGCAGTCTCAAAGCTGGAGAAATTCTTGGGCTAATCGGTTTGATTTCGGGCGTTGTCCTCGCAATCTGCATTTTACCGATTTCTCCAATGGCGGCGCTGTTACTCCTTCCCTATTTAGTTTGGACTCCCATTGGTACTTACACCACTGAAGAGTTAAAAGAGTTAAATCCTCAAGATGCCTAA
- the era gene encoding GTPase Era: protein MRVEPKVTSIENYNFSFSGEVTIPQAPPEFKSGFIGIVGRPNVGKSTLMNQLVGQKIAITSPVAQTTRNRLRGILTTPEAQLIFVDTPGIHKPHHQLGEVLVQNAKIAIESVDVVLFVVDGAVACGAGDRYIAELLCRSKTPVILGVNKTDQQPTDSQFLDDSYAQMAQSHEWEIVKFSAKTSAGLPQLQELLIGHLEIGPLYYPPDLVTDQPERFIMGELIREQILLLTREEVPHSVAIAIDLVEETPSITRVLATINVERDSQKGILIGKGGTMLKAIGSEAREQIQKLIAGKVYLELFVKVQPKWRQSRISLAELGYRVEE, encoded by the coding sequence ATGAGGGTGGAGCCAAAGGTGACTAGTATTGAAAATTACAACTTCTCTTTTTCAGGAGAAGTCACAATCCCACAGGCTCCTCCTGAATTTAAATCAGGTTTTATTGGCATTGTTGGTCGTCCAAATGTCGGTAAATCTACTTTAATGAATCAATTGGTAGGACAAAAAATTGCCATAACTTCCCCTGTAGCCCAAACTACACGTAACCGTTTGCGCGGTATATTAACTACACCAGAGGCGCAGTTAATATTTGTAGATACACCAGGAATTCATAAACCCCATCATCAATTGGGTGAAGTATTGGTGCAAAATGCCAAAATTGCCATTGAATCGGTAGATGTAGTGCTATTTGTGGTAGATGGAGCGGTGGCTTGTGGAGCGGGCGATCGCTATATTGCCGAATTGCTCTGTCGCAGCAAAACACCGGTGATTCTGGGTGTGAATAAAACCGACCAACAACCAACCGATTCTCAGTTTTTAGATGATAGTTACGCTCAGATGGCCCAGTCTCATGAATGGGAAATCGTGAAATTTTCTGCCAAGACTAGTGCAGGATTACCGCAACTTCAAGAATTATTAATTGGACATTTAGAAATTGGGCCATTATACTACCCGCCAGATTTGGTAACTGACCAGCCAGAACGCTTTATTATGGGTGAATTAATCCGAGAACAAATTTTATTATTGACTCGTGAAGAAGTACCCCATTCAGTAGCGATCGCAATTGACCTAGTAGAAGAGACTCCCAGCATTACCCGTGTACTTGCTACTATTAACGTCGAGCGCGATTCTCAAAAAGGCATACTCATTGGCAAAGGCGGAACAATGCTCAAAGCAATTGGTAGTGAAGCCCGCGAACAAATCCAAAAGTTAATAGCTGGTAAAGTTTACTTAGAATTATTTGTCAAAGTCCAGCCAAAATGGAGACAATCGCGGATTAGTCTAGCAGAGTTAGGCTATCGCGTCGAAGAATAA
- a CDS encoding M15 family metallopeptidase encodes MRPYHQIPIFESGEPLMAIPLELFAVESPHPYEKLGAPYGKHSPYYLRQSVIENLSQAQNYLDLLHPNWHIQIFDAYRPIAVQQFMVDYSFAQAVQDRGLTDVELSPSQRQEVWEAVYEIWAAPSLDEKTPPPHSTGAAVDVTLVDDGGQIVNMGSPIDEMSERSHPDYYANSDRPEAQQYHAHRQLLRDVMLKVGFQRNPREWWHFSVGDQMWAWLNNQSHPANPVTARYGRIA; translated from the coding sequence ATGAGACCTTATCATCAAATCCCAATTTTCGAGTCTGGTGAACCGCTAATGGCGATTCCTTTAGAATTATTTGCGGTGGAATCTCCTCATCCTTACGAAAAATTAGGTGCGCCTTATGGCAAACACTCTCCTTATTATCTCCGTCAAAGCGTTATTGAAAATTTGAGCCAAGCGCAAAATTATCTTGATTTGCTGCATCCTAACTGGCATATCCAAATTTTTGATGCTTATCGCCCGATCGCAGTCCAGCAGTTTATGGTAGATTACAGCTTTGCTCAAGCAGTGCAAGACAGGGGATTAACTGACGTGGAATTATCACCAAGCCAGCGCCAAGAGGTTTGGGAAGCGGTTTATGAAATTTGGGCTGCACCAAGTTTGGATGAAAAAACTCCGCCTCCCCACAGTACAGGTGCGGCGGTGGATGTGACGTTGGTAGATGATGGTGGGCAAATAGTAAATATGGGTTCGCCCATTGATGAAATGTCAGAGCGATCGCATCCCGATTATTATGCCAATAGCGATCGCCCAGAAGCACAACAGTATCATGCTCACCGTCAGTTGTTGCGAGATGTAATGTTAAAAGTCGGCTTTCAACGCAATCCTAGAGAGTGGTGGCATTTTTCTGTTGGCGATCAAATGTGGGCTTGGCTGAATAATCAATCCCATCCAGCCAATCCTGTCACAGCAAGGTATGGGCGTATTGCATAG